The Cyanobacterium sp. T60_A2020_053 nucleotide sequence ACAGATAATAGCGCCCTCTGCCCTTTATGTGAAACCCCGTTAGATGATAACCACCGTAACCATGTTATGGATAATACTACCGCAGAAATTGAACAATTACGGGCGCAAAATAGTCAGTTAGACGGCGATATTCATAGTTGTGATAGGGAAATCAAAAAACTTGAGCAAGAATTGACAGAATTAAACCAGAAAATAGCCAATGAGAATAATTTACAACAGCAATTTTTAAAACTAGAAAATAATTTGGGGGAAATGGATGAAATTATGGCGGAGAAGGGCGCTATTGAAATGGTTATTGAGTCTTTAAATAATTTATTGACAATGGAAAGTTATTTACCCCATATTCGAGAAGAATTAACGGTGGTAGAAAGTCAAATTAAAGCCCTAAATTTTAGTCAAGAAACTTATACCCTCGTCAAGAATCAAGAAAAAACCTATCAATGGGCAGAAATTAACCTACAAGATTTGAAAAAAGCAGAATTGAAGTTATTAAAAATTGACGAGGATAAAATCAAATTAGAAAATAATTTATCTACTCTCAATCAAACCTTAAAAGACATTAATCAAAACTCAATTTGGCAACAAAAAATTAATCAGTTAAATAATGACATTGAGGAGATTAATTATAATCGTGACTACCATAATGATATTCAATCAGAATTACCAAATCTACAACTATATCGAGATAAATATAGTCAATTACAAGAAGCTAAAAAACAATTACCATTATCAACCATTAAAAAAGATGATTACCAACAAAAATTAACTAATTATCAACAAAATAAATTAACTCAAGAAGAAAATATCAAACAAATTCAACAACAAATTTCCTCATCTATTGACTATAGTCAAGACTTAGCTAAATTAGAAAATCAACTCAATATCTCGAAAAATAGCGTTAATAGATTGTTACAGAAGAAGGGCGCTGTTGAACAATCTTTAACTAATCTAAAAAATGATCAAGAGGAATTAAAAGAAATCAATAAATTAATTAAAGAAACTCAGAAAAAACAAAGAATATATGATGAATTAAGTAAGGCTTTTCATAAAAATGGTATTCCTACATTGATATTAGAAAATATTTTACCTCAAATAGAAACAGAAGCAAATAATATTTTAAGTCGCCTCACTAACAATCAACTAAATATTCAATTTATCACCCAACAAGAAAAAGCAAATAGTAGTAAAAAAAGTAAAAAAAATGATGATAATTATAAAGATACCCTTGATATAATTATTTCTGATGCACAAGGATCAAGGGCTTATGAAACCTATTCGGGAGGAGAAAATTTCCGTATTAACTTTTCCATTCGTCTGGCTTTATCTCGTATCCTCGCGCAAAGATCAGGAACTCCTTTACAATTATTGATCATTGATGAGGGTTTTGGTACTCAAGATGATGTGGGCTGTAACAACTTAATCAGCGCCCTCAACACCATCGCCAGTGACTTTGCTTGTATCTTAACCGTGACGCATATGCCACAATTTAAAGAAGCCTTCAGCGCCCGTATCGAAATCACCAAAACTGATGAAGGCTCACAAATTCATTTATCTACTTAGGGCTTGATGAAAAAGTGGTGTTGTTGAAGGAAATGGATAGTGAAAAGGATTATCAATCAAAGACTTTAGCCTAACTAGGGATGTAGAGAAAAGGGAAAAGGGAAAAGTTTTAGGCTTTTTATAAAAAAAGGTGGGCATTGCCCACCCTACAGACTAAGTTAAAAGACACTGATTAGAAATACATACCAGCTTCTTGAACTTTCTCGATTTGTTTTTTCTTCAACACAAGGAGAATTTGAGCCAACATGATACCAGCAATGAAAACTAAGAACCAGGCGATGCGCGCTGGGCTTTGTAACACTACTTCAGTATCTTTTTGACCAAAACCACCTACGTTAGGATCGTTAGTTAAAAGTTCACCACTCGCCACTTTTTGATTTAAGCTAACAATTAACTCAGGTCCGACGGGAATTTCTACAGTTTTAATCTCTCCTTCATCTGGGGTAATAGTTACCACATAACCACCAGCTTCTGGTTCACTAATTTCCGTAACTGTACCAGCAACAGGAGATTTAAAAGCATTATTATTGCTTAATTGACCAGTAGGATATACTTGACCTCTGCCACGATTAGCACCTAAATGCACGGAATATTTACCGAAATGAATATTAGGATTTTTGGCAGGATCGGGAGAAAGTACAGGGAAAATAATTTCCTCATAGTCATCACCGGGCATGGGGCCCACTAACACCCAGTTTTCTTGACCTTCACGGTAAGATTGATAGTAAACTCCACCGATTTTTTCCTTCATTTCTTCGGGAATACGGTCATCAGGGGCAATACTGAAGCCGTCAGGTAACATTAATACGGCACCAACGTTTAAACCACCTTTAGAGCCATCTCCTAAAATTTGTTGTTGAGAATGATCGTAAGGAATTTTTACCACTGCTTCAAATACAGTATCAGGTAATACCGCTTGAGGAATTTCTACTTCCGCAGGTTTACTAGCAAGGTGACAGTTAGCACAGACAATGCGCCCGGTGGCTTCTCTGGGAGTCATGGGAGCAGTTTCCTGCGCCCAAAAGGGATAAGCGTTGGCTACTTGTACATCATGGACAAGGAAAAAACAGAGTGATGCTACCGCCACTAGCATCAACCGAGTCAAATTTTTCATCATTAGAATTTAAAACTGATTATTTCGATTAGTTAGTATTTTTTAAATTAAGCCCACCAAGGATCAGAACCGTCACGGAAGTCGGTCTCTTCCCAGTTAGTGAAGACTACTTTATCATCTTGTACATCAGCGTGTACTAAGGCTAAGGAGAGGGGCGCTGGGCCTCTGACCATTTTACCTTCACTGTTGTACTGTGAACCGTGACAAGGACAGATAAATTTATCTTCGGAAGCATTCCAAGGCACTACACATCCTAAGTGAGTACATACAGCGTTTAAGCCGTAGGAAGCGATTTGTTTGTCTTCAGTGATAATAACGTAAGTAGGATCACCTTTTAAGCCTTGGGCTAAACTACGATCTCCAGCGCCATGGGATGCAATGTAGTTACTAGCTACTAGGTCGTTACCTAATTTATCTTTAGCTGTTAAACCACCACCAGCGCCCCCCGCCGATTTAGGAATAAAATAGCTAACAACTGGATATA carries:
- a CDS encoding SMC family ATPase, encoding MIPKKLTLNNFISYRQASLDFSGLHTACICGANGAGKSSLLEAITWAIWGETRVDKDDDLIYLGETNTRVDFEFLYNEQHYRIIRTKKLKGNKTLDFQICHNGEFNSLSGKNLTDTQNNIDECLKVDYKTFINSAYLKQGQADEFMSKTAAERKEILFKLLKLDDYEKIVEKAKAEAKQYKTEFDQLEGKLIYLQSQLETREDLNIQLDNLNKDLIYYQNEQNNIEQKVRDLSSLNSQREGLTQQLKSYQNLLLEINQSISQVSQDSVNIAQEIKRLEDILFQEEDIISNYQRLNDLTQEDNELRDKFKQYSRALDQRREAENQLSQELRQLEQQINQIQAELSSLDKQEKECQKTIKDRDKIIHEVEQLKYYRQQLQELDNKLQNFNVLQKEANKLNQELEIERNNLEFQLKETQAKQDKLNSKLANIPQVRKQYFDIRQQIKEIEKVKNFIIRIEEKKATQTIKKQRFIDQQNNNSAHVTKSKEKLLTLKTDNSALCPLCETPLDDNHRNHVMDNTTAEIEQLRAQNSQLDGDIHSCDREIKKLEQELTELNQKIANENNLQQQFLKLENNLGEMDEIMAEKGAIEMVIESLNNLLTMESYLPHIREELTVVESQIKALNFSQETYTLVKNQEKTYQWAEINLQDLKKAELKLLKIDEDKIKLENNLSTLNQTLKDINQNSIWQQKINQLNNDIEEINYNRDYHNDIQSELPNLQLYRDKYSQLQEAKKQLPLSTIKKDDYQQKLTNYQQNKLTQEENIKQIQQQISSSIDYSQDLAKLENQLNISKNSVNRLLQKKGAVEQSLTNLKNDQEELKEINKLIKETQKKQRIYDELSKAFHKNGIPTLILENILPQIETEANNILSRLTNNQLNIQFITQQEKANSSKKSKKNDDNYKDTLDIIISDAQGSRAYETYSGGENFRINFSIRLALSRILAQRSGTPLQLLIIDEGFGTQDDVGCNNLISALNTIASDFACILTVTHMPQFKEAFSARIEITKTDEGSQIHLST
- a CDS encoding apocytochrome f translates to MMKNLTRLMLVAVASLCFFLVHDVQVANAYPFWAQETAPMTPREATGRIVCANCHLASKPAEVEIPQAVLPDTVFEAVVKIPYDHSQQQILGDGSKGGLNVGAVLMLPDGFSIAPDDRIPEEMKEKIGGVYYQSYREGQENWVLVGPMPGDDYEEIIFPVLSPDPAKNPNIHFGKYSVHLGANRGRGQVYPTGQLSNNNAFKSPVAGTVTEISEPEAGGYVVTITPDEGEIKTVEIPVGPELIVSLNQKVASGELLTNDPNVGGFGQKDTEVVLQSPARIAWFLVFIAGIMLAQILLVLKKKQIEKVQEAGMYF
- a CDS encoding cytochrome b6-f complex iron-sulfur subunit, whose protein sequence is MTQIPVNSDVPDMGRRQFMNLLTFGTITGIAAGALYPVVSYFIPKSAGGAGGGLTAKDKLGNDLVASNYIASHGAGDRSLAQGLKGDPTYVIITEDKQIASYGLNAVCTHLGCVVPWNASEDKFICPCHGSQYNSEGKMVRGPAPLSLALVHADVQDDKVVFTNWEETDFRDGSDPWWA